In Armatimonadota bacterium, a genomic segment contains:
- a CDS encoding transcriptional repressor yields MQQHSELEEAVRGTRRSLTRQRRAILSALRSTTAHPTAMEIFDMVRGELPHITLATVYRNLSVLQELGLVLEVGTQGSATRYDARTESHLHIVCVDCGRVDDVAVADLADIDEPVARNTGYKVLGHSTTYQGICPTCQREHANQKEP; encoded by the coding sequence ATGCAGCAGCACTCAGAGTTGGAGGAAGCGGTTCGGGGGACTCGTCGCAGCCTGACAAGGCAAAGGCGGGCGATCCTCAGCGCACTGCGATCAACCACCGCACACCCCACGGCGATGGAGATATTCGACATGGTCCGCGGGGAGCTGCCACATATCACACTCGCCACGGTCTACAGGAACCTTTCGGTGCTCCAGGAGCTTGGTCTGGTACTGGAAGTGGGCACGCAGGGGTCCGCAACGAGGTATGATGCGAGGACAGAGAGCCATCTGCACATCGTCTGCGTTGACTGCGGGCGGGTGGATGACGTAGCGGTGGCAGATCTGGCGGATATCGATGAACCGGTGGCACGCAATACAGGGTACAAAGTGCTGGGCCATTCCACCACTTACCAGGGCATCTGCCCAACGTGTCAGAGAGAGCACGCAAACCAAAAGGAGCCATGA
- a CDS encoding rubrerythrin family protein — protein sequence MSLKGTQTEKNILTAFAGESQARNRYTYFASKAKADGYEQIAAIFAETADQEKEHAKRLFKFLEGGEVEISAAFPAGVIGETADNLQASAAGENYEWTEMYPSFAEVAEQEGFKDIARVFRAIAVAEKQHEKRYNGLLANVNAGTVFAKSESVVWRCRNCGYLHEGPKAPAVCVACDHPQAHFELLAENW from the coding sequence ATGTCCCTGAAAGGCACGCAAACCGAGAAGAACATTCTGACCGCCTTCGCCGGAGAGTCCCAGGCCCGCAACCGCTACACGTACTTTGCGAGCAAAGCTAAGGCTGACGGCTACGAACAGATCGCCGCGATCTTCGCCGAGACCGCCGACCAGGAGAAGGAGCACGCAAAGCGTCTTTTCAAGTTCTTGGAGGGCGGAGAAGTCGAGATATCCGCCGCGTTTCCTGCTGGGGTGATCGGTGAGACGGCTGACAATCTCCAGGCATCGGCTGCCGGGGAGAACTACGAGTGGACAGAAATGTACCCGTCTTTCGCGGAGGTGGCCGAACAGGAGGGGTTCAAGGACATCGCCCGCGTGTTCCGCGCCATCGCCGTTGCCGAGAAGCAGCACGAGAAGCGGTACAATGGGCTGCTCGCCAACGTCAATGCAGGAACGGTATTCGCCAAGAGCGAATCAGTTGTCTGGCGCTGCCGAAACTGCGGCTACCTGCACGAAGGCCCGAAGGCTCCCGCAGTGTGCGTAGCCTGTGACCACCCGCAGGCGCATTTCGAGCTTCTCGCCGAGAACTGGTAG
- a CDS encoding peroxiredoxin: MPLIGEKAPSFKAKTTKGMINFPEDYAGKWVILFSHPADFTPVCTTEFMTFAAMQQDFRDLNCELVGLSIDSVFAHIAWLRTIEEKIEYKGMKGLKVDFPVIEDLKMEVARLYGMLQPSASDTQAVRAVFFVDPEGTMRAILYYPLSNGRNMEEIKRLLMAMQHSDAYKIATPANWVPGDDVIVPPPPTAPMADERVAGAGDEYTCLDWFLCTKKCPHG; encoded by the coding sequence ATGCCGCTGATTGGTGAGAAAGCCCCGTCGTTCAAAGCCAAGACCACCAAGGGGATGATCAACTTCCCCGAGGACTACGCCGGCAAGTGGGTGATTCTCTTCTCCCACCCCGCAGACTTCACCCCGGTCTGCACAACCGAATTCATGACCTTCGCAGCAATGCAGCAGGATTTCCGCGATCTCAACTGCGAACTGGTGGGACTTTCGATAGACAGTGTCTTCGCCCACATTGCGTGGCTACGGACCATCGAGGAGAAGATCGAGTACAAGGGCATGAAGGGTCTCAAGGTCGACTTCCCGGTGATCGAGGATCTGAAGATGGAAGTCGCCCGGCTGTACGGCATGCTGCAGCCCAGCGCCAGCGACACCCAGGCCGTGCGCGCGGTCTTCTTCGTGGACCCCGAGGGCACCATGCGGGCGATCTTGTACTATCCGCTGAGCAATGGACGGAACATGGAAGAGATCAAGCGTCTTCTCATGGCGATGCAGCACTCGGACGCCTACAAGATCGCCACTCCCGCCAACTGGGTGCCTGGCGACGATGTCATCGTACCGCCGCCGCCCACCGCTCCGATGGCCGATGAGCGCGTTGCCGGTGCGGGAGACGAGTACACTTGCCTTGACTGGTTCCTTTGCACAAAGAAGTGCCCGCACGGTTAG
- a CDS encoding desulfoferrodoxin, protein MSKKLDIYKCEDCGSVFEAVLGSDCDCGIKCGDAELSLLEAKTADPAGEKHVPVVEKTAKGFKVTVGSVPHPMTEEHYIQFIEVCAGNQLLRAYLEPGQAPEAEFCTDAESVTARELCNIHGLWEA, encoded by the coding sequence ATGAGCAAGAAACTGGACATCTACAAGTGTGAGGACTGTGGCAGCGTTTTCGAAGCTGTGTTGGGTTCGGACTGCGATTGCGGCATCAAGTGCGGAGACGCTGAACTAAGCCTGCTTGAAGCGAAGACTGCGGATCCGGCCGGCGAGAAGCACGTGCCGGTCGTGGAAAAGACTGCAAAGGGCTTCAAGGTGACCGTGGGGAGTGTGCCGCACCCGATGACCGAGGAACACTACATCCAGTTCATCGAGGTCTGCGCCGGCAATCAGTTGCTGCGCGCGTACCTCGAACCGGGCCAGGCCCCGGAAGCCGAGTTCTGCACGGACGCCGAGAGCGTCACTGCCCGCGAGTTGTGCAATATTCACGGTCTTTGGGAGGCTTGA
- a CDS encoding ferritin — protein sequence MISEKMNAAINEQINKELYSEYLYQSMAAWFEAEGLPGFANWMRVQAQEEHFHAMKFFDYVIETGGRVILEAIAKPPSEFGSPKGAFEATLEHENFITASINSLVDLAIELKDHATNNFLQWYVAEQVEEESNDKAILDQLKWIGDNGNALLMLDKELGTRVFTPPVSGEPAAG from the coding sequence ATGATCAGCGAGAAGATGAACGCAGCGATCAACGAGCAGATCAATAAAGAGCTGTACTCTGAGTACCTCTACCAGTCGATGGCGGCGTGGTTTGAGGCGGAGGGCCTCCCGGGTTTCGCCAACTGGATGCGGGTTCAGGCGCAGGAAGAGCACTTCCACGCCATGAAGTTCTTCGACTACGTTATCGAGACCGGCGGCCGAGTCATTCTCGAAGCCATTGCTAAGCCGCCCAGTGAATTCGGTTCGCCCAAGGGCGCATTCGAGGCGACCCTCGAGCACGAGAATTTCATCACGGCCAGCATCAACAGTCTCGTCGACCTTGCCATTGAACTGAAAGACCATGCCACAAACAACTTCCTGCAGTGGTATGTGGCTGAGCAGGTCGAGGAAGAATCCAATGACAAGGCGATTCTCGACCAGCTCAAGTGGATCGGCGATAACGGCAACGCCCTGCTCATGCTCGACAAGGAGCTGGGGACACGTGTCTTCACCCCGCCTGTGTCGGGTGAGCCGGCAGCCGGCTGA
- a CDS encoding FprA family A-type flavoprotein gives MNTTLCNNVEWVGYVDWNIRDFHGYSTNRGSTYNSYLIKDRKTALIDTVKAPYANRLLANIQHHTDLDRVDYLVCNHAEPDHASGLSAVVKACPRAKVVCTEKCRKALSGYHDISAWDFEIVKSGDTLSLGERSLTFLETPMVHWPESMMTYLPEEKLLFSQDAFGQHYASAGRFDDEEPCDVVMYEAKVYYANIIMWAGKPIAKALEAASALEIGMIAPAHGIIWRKCPERIIEAYQGWIVCKAQPKVLVVYDTMWHSTERMAEAILDGASKPGVHARLYSVRKNHITLLATEVLDAAAIAFGSPTLNGTLMPEMAAGLTYLKGLRPACKSGFAFGSYGWAPGGAKAVNEYLQEMKFELLREPLEAQWVPTPEILEECRKAGEMLAEKALEVACSAQAGPS, from the coding sequence ATGAACACCACGCTATGCAACAATGTTGAGTGGGTTGGGTACGTAGACTGGAACATCCGCGACTTCCACGGCTACAGCACCAACCGCGGGTCTACCTACAATTCCTACCTCATCAAGGACCGGAAGACGGCGCTCATCGACACCGTGAAGGCGCCGTATGCAAACCGGCTGCTGGCCAACATACAGCACCATACCGATCTGGACAGGGTGGACTACCTTGTCTGCAACCACGCCGAGCCCGACCATGCAAGCGGGCTGTCGGCGGTTGTGAAGGCCTGCCCGAGGGCGAAGGTGGTCTGCACCGAGAAATGCCGGAAAGCATTGTCGGGCTACCACGACATTAGCGCGTGGGACTTCGAAATCGTCAAGAGCGGCGACACGCTTTCGCTGGGCGAACGGAGCCTGACTTTCCTCGAGACGCCAATGGTGCACTGGCCGGAATCGATGATGACATACCTGCCCGAGGAGAAGCTTCTCTTCTCCCAGGACGCCTTCGGGCAGCACTACGCCTCGGCGGGTCGCTTCGACGATGAAGAACCGTGCGATGTTGTGATGTACGAGGCCAAGGTGTACTACGCCAATATCATCATGTGGGCCGGGAAGCCCATCGCCAAGGCGCTGGAAGCCGCGAGCGCTCTGGAAATAGGGATGATAGCGCCGGCGCACGGAATCATCTGGCGCAAGTGTCCGGAGCGCATCATCGAGGCCTACCAGGGCTGGATCGTCTGCAAGGCCCAGCCCAAGGTGCTGGTGGTCTACGACACGATGTGGCACAGCACGGAGAGGATGGCCGAAGCCATCCTCGACGGCGCAAGCAAGCCTGGCGTTCATGCGCGCCTGTACTCAGTGCGCAAGAATCACATCACGCTTCTTGCCACCGAGGTCCTGGACGCGGCGGCAATCGCCTTCGGATCGCCCACTCTCAATGGGACGCTCATGCCAGAGATGGCGGCGGGGCTGACCTACCTGAAGGGGCTTCGTCCCGCGTGCAAGTCAGGGTTCGCGTTCGGATCCTATGGATGGGCGCCGGGCGGCGCGAAAGCAGTGAACGAGTACCTGCAAGAGATGAAGTTCGAGTTGCTGCGCGAGCCCCTCGAGGCACAGTGGGTGCCGACCCCGGAGATACTCGAGGAGTGCCGGAAGGCCGGGGAGATGCTGGCGGAGAAGGCCCTTGAAGTCGCATGCTCTGCACAGGCCGGGCCGAGCTGA
- a CDS encoding rubredoxin, with protein MQKWVCDVCGYIYDPAEGDPDNGVEPGTAWEDVPEDWVCPECFVSKDDFSPYEE; from the coding sequence ATGCAGAAGTGGGTCTGCGATGTTTGCGGGTATATCTACGACCCGGCTGAGGGTGATCCGGACAACGGTGTTGAGCCCGGTACCGCATGGGAGGATGTTCCGGAGGACTGGGTATGCCCCGAGTGCTTCGTGAGCAAGGATGACTTCTCGCCGTACGAAGAGTAG